In the genome of Labrus bergylta chromosome 7, fLabBer1.1, whole genome shotgun sequence, the window TGAACTCTGTGTTATCAGAGAACACGTGCTACTATACCATGACACAGCAAAGACTGCAAAATATGCAAACCCTGACAAGTTTCTCCACATTTCTTTCATCAAAAACAGCACTGACAGTTGGATAACAAGTCATGGTAGCACCTAATCTgccaatacaaataaataacataatagAATTCATGCAAgttgtttttgattaaaaaaaaaagaaaggtacATTTACAGGattaaatgcataaaaacataaattcatgCATTTATCCTGGTTGTCCTCAACGACACTGAAATATGAACCTATGCACTTCAACATCGtcataaaaaaatcagctgctgcaataaaaaaaactcgcTCATTGcttgtttgatttgtgtttcgcttatccttttttctttatcttcagTCTAAAACAAGGACGTTTTATATTTCAGTCCTGACTTTGCTGAAGTCAATAAGATTGTCTTTTCAGTCTGCTTTGTTGTGCCACAGCACAATATTGTCTCTCAGTGCATTTAACGTCAACAAGACGAGCTCCTCAGCGATTCATCAAAGAAGGCTAGGTGGTCCTGTGCCACTAAAGGTGTGTTCTCCCCGAGAACAGCTTCAGTGAAGTTCGGCCTTCCCCAAGCATAAACCATACTGTTAAGGAAGCCCTGAAGGGACAAACTGGCAGcctgaataaaaaacaacaacaacaacaacgctgTAAACTTCAACTTAGACACAAGATGATTATTCAAATTGTCTCTTTTGGTGTCTGAAATTTACCTGAATCACATAAAGGAAAAACAGGCTGCGTTGTTCGATGTTAGTCCACAACATCAGGCAGGACAGGAGAATGAGGATCAGAGCTGCAGTGAGAAACACAAGGCATCAGTCTGATGTTGACTTATGATGATGAAATGTGTTAGGTTAacttttaaagtgtgtgtgtgtgtgtgtgtgtgtgtgtgtgtgtgtgtgtgtgtgtgtgtgtgtgtgtgtgtgtgtgtgtgtgtgtgtgtgtgtgtgtgtacctggtgCCCAGCAGAATAAGATGACCATGACCATATTTCTAGCTGTAGAAAACACTCTTTTGATTCTCCTTCTTGAACGTGCATCTCCCTCTGGGGGGAAAAGTCCCTCGTGCTTTTGTGTTTCATACCATTTACTAATATCATAGTAAATAATCTGGAACAAGAACAAAGACGATCAGCTTGTTCACATGTAAATATAGCTTAAAAGTATGTAAATGAAACAGCGTGATTGGGTACGACTTACAGAGCAAGACATCAGCACTGTTATCACAATTAGGAAAAGACAAACTCCGACAATGGAATCATGGATGTCCtcctgagttaaaaaaaaacaatgctcaTTAGTTAAAACTGCCtcagagatctttttttttatgatttactATTTCACAAAACAGCTTCACACTCACAGGATGAGAACAGGAATCCCTCCAGACATGCAAGAACAAAAtacagctgtgaaaaaaaaaaaaaagaaaatcaaaaggtCATGTAGACAAAATCATGGACACATTTTACACTTTGTTCGTCTTTAAACACAAATGACTTCAGGGAAAGTTTGTACTCACCTGGTGCAGTATTGGCTATCATTATGGATGATCAAGACGTCACCTGCTGGAGTGAGCTCAGCTGTCGTCATGAAGGGGGTTAGCACGTATACTGAGTACATTATAATGGGCAATAACCTGTGacatcaaacacagagacacaattaGATGTGCACCATGGTACTCGgaattaaaggttaaaaaatcaGTAAATAAACTCACCACACTGTGGCATATACAAGTATAGCCACCATATTCCTTCTACACTGACTCTGTAAACCAGACAGAAAGACATTATTTAAATTCTGTCTTTGGAGTGTTTTGAACAAATTAAAACCTACAATACAGTGGACACCCCACCTGAGTTCCCGCGTGTTCTGTTGGTCTTGTTCTCCACCCTTGGATTGGACTCCTGGATTTCCAAGCGTAGACCATCACCagcagaaatgaaatgaaataaaatgtctaCAACAAAATGGACAGAAACCCCACACATGAATAAATGTACTCGGGGTTTGTGAGCAGTGATGAAATGTGACAAGAAGCTTTAAATGAGGATCACTTGTATCTAACTAGTTACATGTAAGTATTAGCAAACTTAAAACATATGTCCCTCTGCTACTCCATTAACAGAAAAACTGGGGTTTGTTTAGTCGCCCTGAACCTCAAAAACACAGCATTTCAAATGACACAACCACATTCCACAAAGCACAAGGatatttcacaaaacacaactcagtttaacagagaaaaacacttccatagaaaaacaacttttcacTGAGTGTGTTACGTCAAATGTCTTTTGTGTTCTGGgaaatgtacatttattttgttaaattcaCTGTTTTCATCTTCAGTGCCTCTAAGATCAGACATTTGCTTTTGATCTTCATGAGGACGTTTTACCTGACTATATTTTTATTGTCCCATACCTGAAGATAAAGACCTGcttgtaaaaacacagaaaattgTTTCTGTTGTTCTTGTTTAGGACGTGTGGACAATATTTCCTCAATTCACATTTAGAATAAATACTTTTGAGGCAACATTTTGCCTAAGGGTATATTCTGAGTACATTAACCTAAAAGTTGCATTTTGTATCTCCCCCAAGAAGTTGACTTTGTTGGACTAAAACACCACTTTCCGCAGGAATAGAGCCGCCTTAGGCCTTTTAACAgagatataaaaatgtaaaatcaaatcTCTTATAATATAGTCCTTAAAAAAGTTTATAATGTAGGCTCTTCTTGAAGTTCTTTTATTATTGTGACCATGTTTTTTTCAATAGAATAGAATCAGAGCTTTAATTCAATGCTTATTTGAGTCGACAGATTCTAGTTTCatgtaaaagaataaaaatgtcaaatgtcgGGGAAATTATTATTTGTTCTTCATTTGCATCTCTATCTGTTAAGcaagaaaacataaatattacTGCTTTGATTTCACACTGAACTTTtgaaaaggtcacatattttccATATCTGCATTTGGAAATAAATCCACAGTCTGAGAAACattcttttctgtgtttgctttctgtAAAGTCAATATCAACTCTCCTCAtatctctttaaataaaaatgctatTTTAGAGAACTTAGagattttaaatttgatgcagTTTATAAAAGAATTTAACCAACATCTTAACACTTTAAACAATACTATGAAGAAGCAGCTCCACCTTTCTGTCTTGAAGAAAGGCAAAATCATGAAGTGATGTAATGTTTCACTGTGATAGCAATCTGATCTTCAACCCTGGAAACAGCTGAGACGTACTAAAATCAAAGTGGAGATGTTCACACAAATCACTTTTCTATCTCGCATCTCGTTCAAACTCTTTTCCATGCTTCAGAGGATATATTAGTCAGATATGACACCCTCGTCGACCAGGAGGCATTTTGTAAATTATAATGAGTCATGAAGGGGTCAAACAATGTGAAAGTGTTGCTCACCAGCGAAAGGGGCAGGAAGTATTGGCAGATCTTTACACCACTTTCAGTGCTAACTTTGTTCAATACACTAGTGGTCATGAGGATCAGAGCAGCGAGGAAGTCTGCCAGGGCGAGCTGCACCAGGATGTGCAcctacagaaaacaacacaaacacaaaggggAAGTTGCTTTTCTGGAAAACTCtatgaaacaacattttaacaatttCCATGCAGTGTTTTGTGCTTctggaaaatgtattaaaaaaacacacaaagatctGGCAAAACTACACCAATATGTACAACCATCAAATATATAAAACTTATGTCATGCATTAATTTAACACAAATGTGcagttacacaaatacacattctACCTGCACATCTGCCCAAGGACATtgttttatattatataatattatatacactctttcttttcaagtcaatttttatttaaattaacttTTGCCCCATTTTATATCTTATTTCTGTAGCTTATTTCTGTATCACTAGTGTGTGTACGCTATGCATATTTTGAAGTGTTGTATGAAAGAGCCTACGGACTTAACAATGTCATTATCAGCTGCTTCTTTTGGAAACGTTGTGCACTGTGACACAAATACTTAGAAGTTCACAGACACGGGTATGcatatatgtaaatatattcaACCTGACTCTGACTAACCTGTTCTTTTAGCTGTCTCCATCTCACCAGAGAAACCACCAGGACAGAAAAGCTCCCAATCAAACTGCAGAAAATCAGAAATGTGACGGGTATTAAATATCACTGCAATTCAAGACAGAGTTTATGTATACAGCATATTCAAAACAACTTCAGTGGACCTATAAGTTCTGTATAGgcttaaaacacaataaaacaaatatgagTGGAAcgaacattaaaacacaacactgcagCGGATAAACGCAACATTTTAATGCATTCATGTTCTCTACCATGTATTGATAATATTAAAGTTAATATTGAATGCATTTGAAAACAGAATGTAACTTGGAGTCACACTAATACTAAACCTAAAGTTTATTGCAAAGGTCAGAGTGTTTGAGGATGAGACAGACTTTTATGTCTGAAGGAAAACTTGTGACACTAGGAGTAAAAGCTGTCAATGCAATGACACACACCGTGAGCTTAACCTTGCACTTGGTTCAATAAAAACTAACTGAACGCACAGTCTTTAGCAGCAGTTTGTCTTCTTGCTTTTGCCTTTGCTGTctttgaagaaagaaagaaagaaagaaagaaagaaacaaacaaacaaacaaacaaaaagtgaaagcagCTGGGTAAAATAAAGGAGGGAGTTTCCACTCCAGTTTTCatgatctaaaaaaaatatttttggttttgtagtaactttgcctttaaaaaaatatgtgaagaTAGAATTGAGGAAGCAAATTTGCATTAACATCATTCTGCTAGTATGATTAACCTAATGTAAAAACTGTTACTAGGCTATTTATTAATCAGGTTTTTTATTAACTTGTGATAGGCTACATTACAGCCATTGTAAGTAAggcatatttaaaataaaaaacaagtattaGAGAGCACGTTACCTTGGAGTGAGTAACACCAAGTACTCAGTTGAAAGAGCATCAATCTGAAAAACAGAATGTAAGATATTTTTAGAAATGCACCCTCTCCCCGTATTAATATGCACTGAATCTGCTGTTATTgtcaattaatttaaaaaaaattcaaaaagccGACCTGATGATCACTTAAAACACCGTTGAGttccatttctttctttctttcttgtccaAGTAGAAGCGTATTCAGCTCTAAAACTCCAATAACCTGTCTCTACAGGTGAAATGTGATTCCTTATCCAAGCACACCTCTATAAAGACTATGCACCTCGTCACGTGCATCTGTTTTGACTCCACCTGCTTTGAGTATGCTTTATTATCAAAACAGCAGAAGTGTATAGCCTATGTCTAAGAGGGAATCCCCAAGGATATTGGGAAAGTTTCTTGTCTATTTCAAGACAGAAATACACATACTTAAGGGAAATCcgaaaaaagggaaacatagcctatacttttattttttcttttaggaTTTTTTCCCTCGCTTAATTCCCCTCCCCCCCAGATGTATATGCACATGTAAATCTCTGCCTACATACTGTCAAGATACGTTATCTTCCATGTATAACTGATTAAATACATTATCGACAACTTAAACTCACTCTCTATTTGCATCGAGTGTCAGCATAAAGCAAACAGGTGTACCACCTCGCAGGAAACCGGTATTAtagtgccatctagtggttaAATTGAGACCTACATTTTCGACGTATGACGACAATTTGTGAAAATAATTTAATCTTCTTTTCTACTTGTACCAGCTAAAATTCAGACTGTTGGCGCCAGGTATTCattacgacggaggattagggccactttaaaaaaataaaaaataaaaaataaataaaaaataaatcgagattaaagtcgtaaatttacgagaataaagtcgtacatttacgagattaaagtattaataataaagaattaaagtcgtaaatttacgactttaatctcgtaaatttataataaagaataaataaaataaaaaaaaaatcgaaataataataatatatattttttttttaacgtggttATAATCCTCCGTCGTAATTCATTCTATTAAATATAttaggtaaaaaataaaataaaaagtaaacaccagaaagcagtaaaagaaacaacaacttcCTTGACCGTGTCGTGTGTGTTGATAAAGTTAATTCAAACTGATGACGTCGTAGATTCCACGTTGGCCCCGGACGTGGCAGTCAGTCTCCCAGTTAGACCCGCACAGTGAAACCACAGTTTCCACCACAGTGTTCAGCGGCTGATATCAGACTTTCTTCTGTGATTTCAGTCATGGGGCTCACGGTCTCTAATCTATTCACCCGGCTGTTTGGAAAGAGACAAATGAGGATTTTGATGGGTGAGTAAAACGAGCTGTTGTTTGGCTTCAGCTGGACGCAGCTTGGTGCCAGCGCATGAAAAAGTTCGAGTAtcagtttttaatgtttaaaccTGCTCAGTTTACATTTGGGACGAAATCATTTTTAACggagggatttaaaaaaatgagtttCGCTCCGATGTTGACCGTAAAACAAAATATACGGATATCCCCCTAAAGCTTCCGCCAAAAGGGGGTTTAAAAGTTGTTATTGTCTTCTTTATGGATGTTTGCAATGTGTCTCTTGATGACATTAATAAAAGGCCACAAACCGGAAACGCGTCGGGCTAATACATGTAATAAAATCCATCTTCATACTGGTGTtactggagctttttgacctcttaaTGGtcttaattaaaatgttatttacaaAGTTTGCCTTCTACAAATACAAACTTAATATGAGTATGTGATCTGGATGAACATATCCTCAGTCATAATGCGTTTTGTAGGTAAACTTTTATAAAGTGTGTTGGTGTCTGACCAGAAATGAGCAAGTGCCATTGTGTTACGTCATGGGCTGGTCCGTGGTGACGTCAGTGTTAATTGTTCTGATTGTTAATGTCAGCTCTTTTTAGAAATGTGGGCTCCTTTTTCCTCAGACTAAATGATGAATGTGTGGTCTCTTGTTCTGTTAATGACTGTCCTCTGCTGACAGGTTATCTGACCTCCAGGTGAACGCAGGTCATCTCATTAACAGCAGCTTGTTATCCACAGCTCTGTGTCCTCTACTGATAACGATGATGATTTTTATGCTTGTTGTTTTCAATAGTTGGGCTGGACGCTGCCGGAAAAACAACTATCTTGTACAAATTGAAGCTTGGTGAAATTGTGACCACCATCCCAACCATTGGTAAGAAATActtttgtcctgtttttttattgtgtacttcaactagggctgggcgatatggaccaaaactcatatctcgatattttttcactgaatggcgatactcgatatatcgATATGTCTTTTAATAATAGTCAGTTGCACAAGTtcaacatgtacatgaaaacaaactacctgtttgtgaaattaattaacaaaataaacactgttgtgtgttttgttaaccGTTTAGTTTGTTGACtttgggggagagagagagagagagagagagagagagagagagagagaatgaactacatcgatattaacgatattgtcttaccctatatctggattgaaaatatatcgatatatcttaaaagcttgatatatcgcccagccctaacttcaacatgtttgattgaacttcatggataatgtttttgaTATGTTGTCAATCTTCTGTCCTCGGTACAGGTTTCAACGTGGAGACAGTAGAATATAAAAATATCAGTTTTACAGTGTGGGACGTGGGTGGCCAGGATAAGATCAGGCCCCTCTGGAGACATTACTTTCAGAACACACAGGTATGGAAGTTACATTTTTTCATAAAACAGGAGCAGTCAGGAGCGCTTATTAGCGTGCAGCTTTGTAACATTTCAGATCAAAATGTTGGCAACCTCTGACTCTTGCCTTTAACATATGGTATTAAAGCAGCTCCACTAGCTAGACTAAAGACTGAAATGCTTCTCTCCAATAATTATATTGGGTATTTGGAAAcattgctgctgtttttaaagtcatgtctttcattttctcctctcatcacattttctttatcaaaaCAATTAGCTCCCAACAAGTTTTCTATCTGTttaatatttgatcattttgattATTTGACAATTTCTCTTCAAAGCTGTACCCTACATATCGCCACAAAAACTTAATTTACCTCTGTAATGAAAGATGATCTgtctttctaaaaataaaaacaaacaatttaattATGTATATAACATTAGTCCATTGCATTTCAAGAGTCTAAGGCATTGTCTTTGACTTTTTCCCATCAGAAAGGACTAAAAGTTGATGAGctgtaaaatgaagaaaagagaaacgAATCACTCAGTGccgatgttttttgttttttttaaattgcatgcAGGGCCTCATCTTTGTAGTGGACAGTAACGacaaagagagagcgagagaggcaGCTGATGAGCTTTCGAAGATGGTAAGTATGAATAACGTACATCTCAGAAAGTAAAAGGGAATAGtgttctttgttctttgttcttctcatcaagaatttttttttatcccaaagGGTGAAATTATCTGCAGCGATCTCATCCACCATGATtaaaacctgtaaaaaaaactcttaagtAGATCAGTTGTTTA includes:
- the si:dkey-30c15.2 gene encoding transmembrane protein 116; protein product: MELNGVLSDHQIDALSTEYLVLLTPSLIGSFSVLVVSLVRWRQLKEQVHILVQLALADFLAALILMTTSVLNKVSTESGVKICQYFLPLSLTFYFISFLLVMVYAWKSRSPIQGWRTRPTEHAGTQSQCRRNMVAILVYATVWLLPIIMYSVYVLTPFMTTAELTPAGDVLIIHNDSQYCTSCILFLHVWRDSCSHPEDIHDSIVGVCLFLIVITVLMSCSIIYYDISKWYETQKHEGLFPPEGDARSRRRIKRVFSTARNMVMVILFCWAPALILILLSCLMLWTNIEQRSLFFLYVIQAASLSLQGFLNSMVYAWGRPNFTEAVLGENTPLVAQDHLAFFDESLRSSSC
- the LOC109998158 gene encoding ADP-ribosylation factor 4, with product MGLTVSNLFTRLFGKRQMRILMVGLDAAGKTTILYKLKLGEIVTTIPTIGFNVETVEYKNISFTVWDVGGQDKIRPLWRHYFQNTQGLIFVVDSNDKERAREAADELSKMLSEDELKDAALLVFANKQDLPNALSVNEITEKLGLSSLRNRTWHVQATCATQGNGLYEGLDWLSQELSTRT